Proteins encoded within one genomic window of Panacibacter microcysteis:
- a CDS encoding cation:proton antiporter produces MNLSTELVLIIIASVVVVSYLFSIVSNYIKIPSVLLLLITGILTRIVAGQQHWEIPVPEKLTEMLGAVGLIMIVLEAGLDLKLGKNKLGLIRSSFFAALFIFLLSLAGISTALYNILHEPWINCIVYALPLSIMSSSIVIPSLHQLTQQKKEFLIYEASFSDIIGILMFNYFIGDKIMTLASVGSFFLSIIIAIVLSLIFSVLLFIILTKAKTNVKFFLVFALLIILYEGGKLMGLPSLIIILVFGLLMKNWQLLNHPRIANMFPKEKVDETTHLLHSLTAESSFLIRTFFFILFGFSIDISLIGSTQVVLIGSIIVGVLLITRFFYLRFFLRESVYPEVFFIPRGLITILLFYKIPDALKLTTFNDGILFYVILVTSLIMMLGMIFYKKDKKDIVEDDLLDR; encoded by the coding sequence ATGAATTTATCTACAGAATTAGTGCTGATCATTATTGCCTCCGTGGTGGTAGTTTCTTACCTGTTTTCAATAGTATCGAATTATATCAAGATCCCTTCTGTATTACTGTTGCTTATCACAGGCATCCTTACGAGGATCGTTGCAGGACAACAACACTGGGAAATTCCTGTGCCCGAAAAGCTTACTGAAATGCTGGGTGCAGTGGGGTTAATCATGATTGTACTGGAAGCCGGCCTCGACCTGAAGCTGGGAAAGAATAAACTAGGTTTAATACGCAGTTCATTCTTTGCAGCGCTGTTTATTTTCCTCTTATCGCTTGCAGGCATCAGCACGGCGTTGTACAACATTTTACATGAGCCATGGATCAATTGTATTGTGTACGCGCTGCCACTGTCTATCATGAGCAGCTCTATTGTTATTCCCAGCCTTCACCAGTTAACACAACAGAAAAAAGAATTTCTTATATACGAAGCATCTTTCAGCGATATTATCGGTATCCTTATGTTCAACTATTTTATCGGCGATAAAATAATGACGCTTGCTTCTGTTGGTTCTTTTTTCCTTAGTATTATAATCGCTATTGTATTGTCACTCATATTTTCAGTGCTATTGTTCATCATACTAACCAAGGCAAAAACAAACGTCAAATTCTTCCTTGTTTTTGCATTGCTCATTATCCTGTACGAAGGTGGTAAACTGATGGGGCTGCCTTCGCTCATTATAATCCTTGTTTTCGGTTTACTCATGAAGAACTGGCAGCTTTTGAACCATCCACGTATTGCCAATATGTTCCCCAAAGAAAAAGTGGATGAAACAACACACCTGTTGCATTCACTTACTGCAGAAAGCTCTTTTCTTATACGTACTTTCTTTTTTATACTGTTTGGGTTTTCTATAGATATTAGCCTCATTGGCTCAACGCAGGTAGTACTCATCGGCAGTATAATTGTTGGTGTATTGCTGATCACCCGTTTTTTTTACCTGCGTTTCTTCCTGCGCGAAAGTGTTTACCCCGAAGTGTTCTTTATTCCACGTGGCCTTATCACCATCCTCTTGTTTTATAAAATTCCCGATGCGCTAAAGCTTACCACGTTCAATGATGGTATTCTCTTTTATGTAATTCTCGTTACCAGCCTCATCATGATGCTGGGTATGATCTTCTACAAAAAAGACAAAAAAGATATTGTGGAAGATGACCTGCTCGACAGGTAA
- a CDS encoding autotransporter-associated beta strand repeat-containing protein → MKTAPPNSAPFRSIMVICFMAISLATLAQTTLVNYNFDVSNITNYPKFYSRYVNGISSVLSSGSNYSQALHDGSSSFAGTVTGASAFTANTTASPNRIVALSGTSAQYFNFRLTGSSLKAYSNFKVYFQHRRGTTGTSTINTIQYSVDGAAFVTIATAVATSTTWQEYLSSALSVTPATSLDIRINFTNSSTSGIFAVDNFQVQGQGPASATVCIAPNHPVAANLFASTTDNMIASFRMDAHVTSIAPSAITVTTGGTYIATDFANFKLWQNSYNSLYGATQVGSTVLTALSGGNITFNTGFSSIAVNKSSYFFITADALVTATAGRTINITTTAFTNFSFSGTPAKVGTTPVSVGNTFTIASNRNRYTQSSGSGNWDNGSAVNRWGTASGGPYSGRWVQNGTANLETAGETIQMDATTGATAQQVNVTAASFNVQSTLTQVTTGLTLNSPAIIDVSGSNTLRLSNSAGGNGNGNPLLTSYGLRKEGTGEVMFSQPFSIYNSGLSGPIYINGGTLTIGDKSNTNNPNLYVYDNDFFINNGKLTIAASTSTFASPGFIRSLTVDGSGSNTASIEIYNTGTTGSLYSEPTTDDRYPQLAIDMVPLTIKGTLNFGYAGNISGVTTAMALGNVTLTGNATFKTQTNGVGNLASSSGIISNLELAGEGGRSGLSGTPAIGNFGVTDNGYTLTVLGGGSNSCDGGYVSINGDGGTSTGAWSVGKSDGTEAGYLSINDVDGMTSGSITVYNNSQLDINVTGATVNIAKTPTINLNGAKSFSYYGALALYNSTANSSNSWASPVVVNSTDATIALYNNEWIMGGAFTGTGTLQLWANTSTHNLTLTSGANTWSGGTKILSGILNVSSGSSISTGALTMAQLSGFDTRINFNNAAQTIGALSSAWVNTTGTRSQVINLATNHILTVNQSTSTSYGDGAVNTLTAIISGAGNLIKDGTGTLTLTGANTYTGLTQVKAGTLQLNRLYTASGSVLPATNNVHIIGGTLRVTTNQTLNDVILSTGTLQVDNGVTLTINGTLTLVNGSISLVGTGKIAYGASGRVTYAGSNPQTTSTAEIPASAGPKGIIVDNNTNSGVTLSANVANLTGASVVNGWLDFDGKTMTGTGGTFTLNGLVGPYSFTGTTSTSSNVITNVSSTAGLGLGMRLISSALPGGTYIIYINPLVANSVTINNNGSSNSVGASVTAAWRGGLKVSLPNGIGDGSTSSHVQTTGTNVYNSGANYIFKTPTSGTTIFPAFPTVGTLSYSPAYDVAIQAGSANKVILGTSQDIEISHDLTLTSGLFVTNNNLITWANSGGILSSPNSPFATMSTASNTSYIVTATNTGAELSVSGAFTGNKGFRIKNVGSSTDIYFPVGLKFSSPNRMMINNTGTATDITVLLKSGDLAQTPGARVNRIWYMHSSVTSGVKANMRLFFTKKDWTGWPTTQEEVESGFVYNDIHLIQRNYSGAFVNKSAGTDVSGANFISGTYTNTEVYGQYSIGVSADAGGATNGINSFSRFSLVNEYIVLPVHVTNIKAFQQDQHIRVNWTALNETNIDHYEVEKSLTGNDFKAIAKTTALNNNQPQNLYGITDMQVNAGKQYYRIRIIAKDGEVSYTAVVSVNINGGKPAVTVQPNPVQNKVANLQFNNIPAGKYQVQLYNSVGQKVYSKVIDHNGGSSSQQLNLPSSVIAGNYICRVFGETASFSITLVVE, encoded by the coding sequence ATGAAGACTGCACCCCCTAATAGTGCTCCGTTCCGGAGTATAATGGTTATATGTTTTATGGCCATTTCGCTTGCCACACTTGCGCAGACTACGCTTGTAAACTACAACTTTGATGTTTCAAATATTACCAACTATCCAAAATTCTACTCCAGGTACGTCAATGGCATTTCATCTGTATTAAGTTCAGGAAGTAATTACAGCCAGGCGCTGCACGACGGCTCAAGCAGTTTTGCCGGTACTGTTACGGGAGCATCTGCCTTTACAGCAAATACCACAGCTTCTCCAAACAGGATCGTTGCATTAAGTGGTACAAGTGCTCAATATTTCAACTTCAGGCTTACCGGTTCAAGCCTTAAGGCATATTCAAATTTTAAAGTTTATTTTCAACACAGAAGAGGTACTACAGGTACATCCACGATAAACACTATTCAATACAGCGTAGATGGTGCAGCGTTTGTAACGATAGCGACTGCGGTTGCAACGTCAACGACATGGCAGGAGTATCTTTCTTCAGCCCTGTCAGTCACACCGGCTACGTCTCTTGATATCAGGATCAATTTTACAAACAGTTCCACCAGTGGCATTTTCGCCGTAGATAATTTTCAGGTACAAGGCCAGGGGCCTGCATCAGCCACCGTTTGTATCGCACCCAATCACCCCGTGGCGGCGAATTTATTTGCATCCACTACCGACAACATGATCGCTTCCTTCAGGATGGATGCACATGTAACATCTATCGCTCCATCAGCAATCACCGTTACAACCGGTGGTACTTACATTGCTACAGATTTTGCAAACTTTAAACTCTGGCAAAATTCCTATAACTCTTTATACGGCGCCACACAGGTAGGCAGCACTGTTTTAACTGCTCTTTCCGGCGGCAACATTACATTTAATACCGGCTTCAGTAGTATTGCTGTAAATAAGTCTTCTTATTTTTTTATTACAGCCGATGCACTTGTTACAGCTACTGCAGGAAGAACAATCAATATTACCACTACTGCTTTCACAAACTTTAGTTTTTCAGGTACGCCTGCCAAGGTGGGAACCACACCAGTAAGTGTGGGAAATACTTTCACGATAGCAAGCAACAGGAACAGGTATACACAATCATCCGGTTCTGGCAACTGGGATAATGGTAGTGCCGTAAACCGGTGGGGTACTGCTTCAGGTGGTCCTTACTCAGGCAGATGGGTGCAAAACGGTACGGCGAATTTGGAAACTGCCGGTGAGACAATCCAGATGGATGCAACAACCGGTGCTACCGCGCAGCAGGTGAATGTAACGGCTGCCAGTTTCAATGTGCAGTCCACACTTACACAGGTTACTACAGGTCTTACACTAAACAGCCCTGCAATTATCGACGTTTCAGGTTCCAACACACTCAGGTTATCTAACAGTGCCGGTGGTAACGGCAACGGTAATCCGCTGTTAACAAGCTATGGCTTAAGAAAAGAAGGTACTGGCGAAGTAATGTTCTCACAGCCTTTTTCTATTTATAATTCCGGATTGTCTGGGCCTATTTACATAAACGGAGGAACGCTTACAATAGGAGATAAGTCTAATACAAACAACCCCAATCTGTATGTGTACGATAATGATTTCTTTATCAACAATGGTAAACTGACAATTGCGGCCTCCACCAGCACATTTGCATCACCGGGCTTTATAAGGTCTCTAACTGTGGATGGTTCAGGCTCTAATACAGCGTCAATAGAAATTTACAATACCGGCACCACCGGTTCACTATATTCAGAGCCTACGACAGATGATCGTTATCCCCAACTGGCAATTGATATGGTTCCGCTTACGATTAAGGGTACCCTGAACTTCGGTTACGCGGGTAACATCTCTGGTGTAACTACCGCTATGGCGCTTGGCAACGTAACATTGACCGGTAACGCTACTTTCAAAACGCAAACCAACGGTGTCGGTAATCTTGCTTCATCTTCCGGGATAATCTCCAACCTGGAACTTGCAGGCGAAGGCGGACGAAGCGGTTTATCTGGCACGCCTGCAATCGGAAATTTTGGTGTAACTGACAATGGTTATACACTTACTGTGTTAGGCGGCGGAAGCAACTCATGTGACGGAGGCTATGTAAGCATAAACGGAGATGGCGGTACCAGCACAGGCGCATGGAGCGTTGGTAAATCGGATGGTACTGAAGCGGGCTACCTGTCTATCAACGATGTGGACGGCATGACTTCAGGCAGTATTACGGTTTACAACAACAGCCAGCTGGACATCAATGTAACGGGCGCTACCGTCAACATTGCCAAGACGCCGACAATCAACCTGAATGGCGCTAAATCTTTCTCTTACTACGGTGCACTGGCCTTATACAACAGTACTGCAAACAGTTCAAACTCCTGGGCCAGCCCGGTAGTGGTAAACAGCACTGACGCAACAATCGCGTTGTACAACAACGAGTGGATCATGGGAGGCGCATTCACAGGTACAGGCACTTTGCAATTATGGGCCAATACATCCACACACAATCTCACCCTTACATCAGGGGCCAATACATGGAGTGGCGGAACAAAAATACTGAGTGGTATTCTTAATGTCAGTTCAGGATCATCCATCAGCACAGGTGCATTGACAATGGCACAGCTAAGCGGCTTCGATACACGTATAAACTTCAATAACGCTGCACAGACCATAGGCGCCTTGTCATCTGCATGGGTAAATACTACAGGCACAAGAAGCCAGGTAATCAATCTTGCTACAAATCATATTCTCACGGTAAACCAATCCACAAGTACAAGTTATGGCGATGGTGCGGTTAATACACTTACAGCTATTATCTCCGGTGCAGGAAACCTGATAAAAGATGGCACCGGCACATTAACGCTCACCGGTGCTAATACATATACCGGTTTAACACAGGTAAAAGCGGGCACATTGCAATTGAACAGGCTGTACACAGCCTCTGGTTCTGTATTGCCTGCTACCAATAATGTACATATTATAGGAGGCACACTGCGTGTTACAACCAACCAGACCCTGAATGATGTTATTCTATCTACCGGCACGTTACAGGTAGACAACGGAGTTACATTAACTATCAATGGCACACTTACCCTTGTAAATGGTTCTATCAGTCTCGTGGGTACAGGTAAAATTGCCTACGGTGCTTCCGGCCGCGTTACGTATGCGGGCAGCAATCCACAAACAACCTCCACGGCAGAAATCCCTGCATCTGCCGGGCCCAAAGGAATTATTGTTGACAATAACACCAATTCTGGTGTTACCCTCAGTGCTAATGTAGCCAACCTTACCGGCGCATCAGTTGTAAATGGCTGGCTGGATTTTGATGGTAAAACAATGACTGGTACCGGCGGTACTTTTACATTGAATGGTCTTGTTGGTCCCTACAGTTTTACCGGCACAACTTCAACTTCGTCTAATGTAATTACCAATGTATCCAGCACTGCGGGTCTTGGGCTGGGTATGAGGCTTATCAGTTCAGCGTTACCGGGAGGTACATATATCATCTACATCAATCCGCTGGTGGCAAACAGCGTAACGATCAATAACAATGGATCATCTAACAGCGTGGGCGCATCGGTTACAGCAGCATGGCGTGGTGGCCTTAAAGTGAGCCTGCCAAACGGTATCGGCGATGGCAGCACCAGCTCACACGTACAAACAACGGGAACAAATGTGTACAATTCAGGTGCAAATTATATCTTTAAAACACCAACAAGTGGTACCACAATATTCCCTGCATTCCCAACTGTAGGAACACTTTCTTATAGCCCCGCATACGACGTAGCCATCCAGGCTGGTTCTGCCAACAAAGTAATTCTGGGCACATCGCAGGATATAGAAATATCACATGATCTTACATTGACCAGCGGTTTATTTGTAACCAACAACAACCTTATTACATGGGCCAACAGTGGTGGTATATTATCAAGTCCAAACAGTCCTTTTGCCACTATGAGTACCGCTTCAAATACAAGTTACATTGTAACCGCGACCAACACCGGGGCTGAGTTGTCTGTATCCGGTGCATTCACGGGCAACAAGGGTTTCAGGATAAAAAATGTAGGCAGCAGTACAGATATTTATTTCCCTGTAGGGTTAAAATTCAGCTCACCAAACAGGATGATGATCAACAATACCGGCACTGCAACAGACATCACCGTATTACTGAAAAGTGGTGATCTTGCTCAAACGCCGGGCGCCAGGGTCAACCGCATATGGTATATGCATTCTTCCGTAACCAGCGGTGTAAAAGCCAATATGCGCCTGTTCTTTACCAAAAAAGACTGGACAGGCTGGCCCACCACACAGGAAGAAGTAGAATCAGGTTTTGTTTACAACGATATACATCTTATCCAGAGAAATTACAGCGGCGCCTTTGTCAACAAGTCTGCAGGTACAGATGTAAGTGGCGCTAACTTTATAAGTGGTACATATACCAATACAGAAGTTTATGGACAATATTCCATAGGTGTAAGTGCTGATGCCGGCGGTGCAACAAACGGTATCAACAGCTTCTCCAGATTCAGTCTCGTTAATGAATACATCGTTCTACCGGTACATGTTACCAACATAAAGGCTTTTCAACAGGATCAGCATATACGCGTAAACTGGACAGCACTCAATGAAACCAACATTGATCACTACGAAGTGGAAAAATCACTCACAGGAAATGATTTCAAAGCCATTGCAAAAACAACAGCGCTTAATAACAATCAGCCACAGAATCTTTACGGCATAACAGATATGCAGGTAAATGCAGGCAAACAATACTACCGTATCAGGATCATTGCAAAAGACGGTGAAGTAAGCTATACGGCTGTTGTTTCAGTAAACATCAATGGCGGAAAACCAGCCGTAACCGTGCAACCCAACCCTGTTCAAAACAAAGTTGCCAACCTCCAGTTCAACAATATCCCGGCAGGTAAGTACCAGGTGCAGTTGTACAATAGTGTCGGACAAAAAGTATACAGCAAAGTAATCGATCATAATGGCGGGTCATCATCGCAGCAACTTAATCTGCCATCATCGGTTATTGCAGGAAATTATATATGCAGGGTGTTTGGTGAAACTGCCAGTTTCAGCATAACACTTGTTGTGGAATAG